The nucleotide sequence CGTGACCAGAGGCGTGATGAACAACAGGAAATGGTTTGGATTTAATTCGCTGTAGGCCAAAGCGGAAGCGACGATGGCATCCTTGGAGTAAAAGCCCGAGAATCCGATGGCGGTCCCCGGAATTGCCAGCCCCGCAATGGCGATCACGCCGACGAGCATGGTGTAAGCGGTGATCTTCATCTTGTGGCGGAGTCCGCCCATCTTCCGCATATCCTGTTCATGGTGGCAGCCGGCAATCACACTTCCCGAGCACAGGAACATCAGCGACTTGAAGAAGGCGTGCGTGACGAGGTGGAACAGTCCTGCTCCCCAGCCCGCGACTCCGATCCCCAGCATCATGTAGCCGAGTTGACTGATCGTGGAATAGGCCAGGACCCGTTTGATGTCCGTTGCGACCAGGGCGATGGTGGCTGCGACGAACAGGGTAATGCAGCCGATGTAAGCAATCCCCAGCAGCACTTCAGGAGTAAACACGGGGTAGAATCGGCCTGCCAGATAGACACCGGCGGCGACCATGGTTGCCGAGTGCACGAGCGCGGAAACAGGTGTGGGACCTTCCATCGCGTCGGGGAGCCAGGTGTGGAGCGGGAACTGGGCACTCTTTCCGATGCTGCCCGCAAAAATTCCCAAGCCTGCGGCGACCAGCAGTGAATAACTGATCGTCAACGGCAGTCCGTCTTTCTCTGCGCGGTGGCCATGAGCGTCGCGCAAGTGGACCTGCAGTCCGTCGTCCGAGACGTCGAGCGTTCCGTCGGTTCCACGAACCATTGTGAACAGACCTGCCTCGGCGTGTTCACCTTCACCGCGGTCCCCGAACTGGAATGTCCCGAACGAGGTCCACAGGATCATCATCCCGATCAGAAATCCAAAGTCTCCAACACGGTTCATGATGAACGCTTTGTTGGCTGCGGTGCTCGCCGATTTCCGCTCGATGTAGAAACCGATCAACAGGTAGCTGCACAGACCGACCAGTTCCCAGAAAATAAAGACCTGGAAAATGTTGCCGGCCAGAACCAGACCGAGCATCGAAAAGCAGAACAGCGAGAGATAGGCGAAGAAGCGGTAGAATCGTCCGGGACGACTGAAGTGGCCTCCGTTGTGAAGGTGGACTTCATGGTCTTCGTATTCTTCGGTCAGCTCTTCCTGCATGTAGCCGATTGCAAACAGATGAATGCACGTCGCGATGAAGGTTACCATCGTGAACATGACCAGCGTCAGACTGTCGATATACCAGTCCAGCGAGATCCGCAGTCCACTGAAACGAGCCAGTTCGTAGTAGGTTCCGGAGAAGTACTTCGGAGCAGCGGGAGTCGGGTGAGCCCCCCCAGCGTGATCGTCCGCCGGATGGGTGTCTGCATGCACAGCCTCAGCGTGCGCCTTGGCATCGTCGTGGTGGGGGGCCGAGCTGTCATGGTGTTCGGCGTCGTGCGACCCCACGTGAGCATGATGTTCGGGCTCTGACAAGGCCGCCCAGTGTGTCTGGTTGCCCCAATAGATCAATGCGGAAAGGCTGCAGAGAAAGCCGATGCCGATACACGCCACGGCCGTGTAGGCGGCACCCTGATGCAGTCGATGCGACCATCTGAGCCAGTAGATCTCGACGACGAAGCCGACAAGTGGCAAGAGCCATGCCACCGTCAGCAGATACATCAATACTTCACCAGTCTCAGTCATAATTCCATCACTGAATATGTGGGCTGGACACAGACTGATTCGTCCGTGGTTTCTGATCTCTCTTTATTTCAGCCAGTGCACGTTACTTGCAGCGATTCATTTCGCAAGTGACGGGCACAGTTCACCTGGAAGATCGCTATCCCTGCAGCTCGTTTCCTCGGTCCACATCGATTGTCAAATGGTTGTTATAGAAGTTGAGAGCGATCGCGAGTGCCACTGCCGCCTCGGCAGCTGCCAGAACGATGACGAAGAGTGCCGTTGCCTGACCGTCCAGACCCAGTGGCGTATAGCGAGAGAAGGCGACGAAATTGACATTCGCGCCGTTCAGCACCAGTTCGACCCCCATCAGGATCCCGATGCCGTTTCGCTTTGTCGCCATGCAGACAACGCCGCAGACGAATAACACTGCACCTACCATCAGATAGGCATTCAGGCCAATTTCACCCATGATCGAATTTCACTTTCCAGACTGACGGTGGCTGTGAGCAGCGATCGCCATTATTCCAGACTGACAGCTTCTTCCGACACGGCGCGTCGTTTTGCCCGCGCGAGGTATGCAGCTCCAATCAAGACGACAAGCAGATGAACGGAAACAATTTCAAATGGCAAGAAATATCCAGGGGCCAACCCCTGTGCTCCTCCTTCGGCAAGGTTTCGATCCACACGCATTCCCAGGAAGCTCATCCCCAATTGCCGGATCGTTCGCCCCTGTTGCACGCGTGCTTCCAGATCTGCTTTCGCCTGCGTTGATCCGGTATTCACGAGTACCTCTTCGGCGTGTGCACCGAGCGTCAGGTCGGCGAGAACAGGTGCTGCCGGGATGGTCGGCGATCGGGCGGTGATATCGGCCCAATCGACATAGCCGATGGAAGAGATCAGGACGAAGAGCAGCAGGACTCCTACTGCGGCACCCGTGATGCCTTCCGCCGGTGAAGTCTTGATCGTGGAATACGGTCCACTGGCAGTCAGCATCACACCGAAGACCAGCAGGACGACTGTCCCACCGACATAGATCAGTAGCTGGGCAGCTCCGAGAAAATCGGCATGGAGCAGAAAGAACAGTGCCGCGACGGAACCAAGAGATACAACCAGCCAGAACGCCATTCGAACCACGTTCTGTGATGCGGCGACAGCAATCGCGCCACCGCAGGCAAGAAAGGCGAATGTGTAGAACAGAAGTTGTTCAATCATTGTGGTCCCCCCTTGCCCTCTGACGCGACGTGAATGCCAGTGGCTGTTGAACGGAGGACCGCTTTTTCACCGAGTGGTGCACCAGCCAGAATCGGACGTGAAAAGACTGTGGTGAGTGTCAGTGGCCACAGAACGGCCATCAGAAAGAGAAAGCAACTGATCGGGACGAGGTACTTCAGGCAGGTGGTCATCACCTGATCGATTCTCAGGCGAGGCAACGTCCACCGAACCCAGATCTGCACGAAGACAAGAAGACAGGCTTTCGTAATCAGGACGATCGCGCCGAACAGATTCGCAATGTACGTCCCGACCGAGAATCCTGAAATCCAGCCGCTTCCCGTACCACGCAACCCGTCGAACAGGCTGTCGATCATCAGACCGTCGTGCCAGCCTCCCAGAAACAGAATTGCCGCCACGGCGCTGACGGCAAACATGCTCGAGTATTCGGCCAGAAAGAAGATCGACCACCGGAAGCCGCTGTACTCGGTATGGAAACCGGCGACCAGTTCGCTTTCGGCTTCGGCCAGATCGAAGGGGGCTCGTTTGACACTGGCTGTTGCCACAGTGAAGTAGGCGAAGAAGGCCAGAAAGGTGAAGGGATCATGAAACAGAAACCAGTTCCAGAAGCCGCCCGACTGCAACCGGCCGATCACCTGGAAGTTCAGCGATCCGGCGATCATCAGCGGTATCAGGGCACAGATCGCAAGTGGGACTTCATAGCTCACCATTTGAGCCGCTTCGCGCATTGCGCCGAAAAGTGCCCATTTCGAACCGCTCGAATATCCCGCGAGAATAATCCCGAGGACTTCGAGTGACATAAGTGCCAGGATCAAAAAGGCTCCACATTCTGCTGCAACGGCGACCCAGCCGTCGGAGATGGGCAGAACCATGAACGCACCGAAGGAGGCGATCGTCGCGAGATAGGGTGCCATGCGGAAAACGAGGTTGTCGGCATCCTTGGGAACAAGGTCTTCCTTCTGGATCAACTTGATGCCGTCTGCAATCGTTTGCAGCCAGCCGAAACTGCCACCGACACGTGTGGGGCCCAGGCGGTCTTGAATACGACCGGCGACTTTTCGTTCGAGCCAGATGTAGAAGACGGGAAGTCCACCGAACAACCCCAGAAGCAGGGAGGCGTGGATGACTGCTGCCAAGAGGAAAGCAACAAGAAGAAGTGTCTCTGAATCAGCGGGAATTTTCGCCGTAGACGAGATTACCCTGACCAGGAAGTCCTGCAACGTGATTGAGGCCAGCAAGCCATGCATGGGTTGTGTCCATTCGGAATCGAGCCCGCCCACATGATGGGAGGCGGCAGGGAGCGGGCCAACTATGCCAGATGGATTTCACCCTTTCAAGCGAGCCGAACATCTTTCGCTACCATTCCCACGAATGGGAAGTCATTTGACTCCACGGACCTTGGTAACCTTTTCTCAAAGCGCCGCGTCATAACCGCAGCAGGTCATTCATCTCCAATTGTCTGCCTCGTCTGGGGCAGACGAAGGGCTACTGCCGGGGCTCAATCATTCCGGCTCCTTCGCGACTGTGCTTGATTTCAGGCGTGACTGTTCGATATTGTCGGTTTTGGAATCCGTTCCAAAGTGACTCGATGAACCGTTTTTGACCGTTCAGATTGGCGAGGTTTTGATGGCGAAGAAAAAAGCCACGGGAGGGCTTGAAGGATCTCGAATTCGAGTAAAGGGTGGCGTTAACTCGCCCGAATTTCCCGAGATCTCATTAGCAGGTTGGACGGGCTCCGTTGTGGAAACATCAGGAAAACCTCCCAGCCAGTCGGTGATCATCGAATGGGATGCCACCACGCTGGAGACCATGCCCAAAGAGTACGTTGAGAAATGCGAGTCCGAGAATCTCTTCTACTCGATGGCCAGCCTGAAGGCCGATGACGTGGAAGCCGTCATCTGAATCTGTCATCGCACTGATGCAGGTACTTCTCTGAATCTGCTCGATTCTGCCAAAAGGCAGGTCGCGCAAGTGTGAGCGATTGCGCAGCGGGCCGACTGCGGTATCCGCTCGGCGACCTCGCCCCGCAGCCAAGGGGTGTTGCACGCAGGGAAGGGGTGAGTGGGTTGCGGTGAGCGTCTTTGCGCCCGTTTCGTTTTTGCGATCGCATACAGTCGCGCGATGTTGTTAAGTCGCTCGGTTTCTGTTTCTTCCGACGATTGTCTCTCACTTTCGTCGATCAAGTGGCCCTGTTCTCTGCTGCCGAGGGGGGAGCATCACGGGAGATGACTCGACCAAAGACGCCTCTGACTCTTCGAAGCTGAGTTGAATCGGCGGTTGGTCGGTTCTGCTGGACGTTTTGCTCGTGTCGGCGTCCCTCGAGACCCTGCTGCGGCCTGCTGATCGCTGCCTGCCGGTTCGGTGTGCATGTGGGGTTGTCTTGAGTCGTTAATCTGAGTACCCGCATGCTGTCCGGTCCCGTTCGACAGAATGAAATCGGATCGCCGGGGCTGCGCCGGGCTGGGGCCCATGTTTTTGGGAGTCGAATTTCATTACAATCGCCGCTTGTGACAGACACAGCGGAATGAAGAGGATTTTTGAATGTCAAACGCTCTGAAATTAGGAGTCAACGGTGCCGCCGGACGGATGGGGCAGCGTGTGGTCGCGTTGGCCCATCAGGACAAAGCACTGCAAGTTACCGCCGCCTTCGAGTCTGCGTCGTCCCCTAAGCTGGGTCTCGATGCAGGAGAACTGGCCGGGATTGGTAAGCTGAATGTGCCGCTGAGTGCCACCATCGATCAACCGGTTGATGTGATCATCGATTTCTCGACCCCCGAAGGGTGTGCTCATATCCTGACGCTCAGCAAAGAGCGGAAGATTCCTCTGGTAATCGCCACCACAGGGCTGACAGAATCGCAGCGAGCCGATGTCGTCGCCGCGTCGAAGGTGATTCCGGTTCTGATGGCGCCCAGCATGAGTCTCGCAGTCAATATCGCGATGAAACTTGTCGCGGATGCTTCTCGCGCCCTGAAGGACCATTCGAGCGGGGTCGATGTAGAAATCATCGAACGACATCATCGCTACAAAGAAGATGCACCCAGCGGAACGGCACTGAAGTTCGGCGAAATCGTGGCTGCGGAGATGGGGCAGACCGAACACAAGCATGGACGGGAAGGGCGCACAGGGCAGCGTCCTCGGAATGAGATCGGCTATCACGCGCTGCGAGTCGGGGACAACGTCGGCGAACATACGATCGTCTACGGAATGCTGGGAGAAACCCTCGAAGTGGCGGTTAAGGGGCAATCTCGAGACAGCTACGCGGTGGGATCGCTGACCGCTGCCAAGTTTCTGGTGACTCAGTCACCGGGGCTGTACTCGATGAAAGACGCTCTCGGTCTATAATTTCTCTCGGCGTGGCACCGCTTATTGTTCCGGAGCCAGACGCCTTGGCCTGGTTCTAGAAACCTCGACCTGCGCTTTGAGCAGGTCGAGGCCATGCGACGAAAATCTACCCCATGTCTATCACCGCTGATCCTGCTTTCGATGTTGAGTCGATTCGACGCGACTTTCCTATTCTCGCGCAGCGACTTTCAAACGACCGAACCCTGGTCTATCTCGACACGGCCGCGACGTCTCAAAAACCGCGTGTCGTCATCGATAAAATGGTCGAATGTTTCGAGCACTTCAATTCGAACGTCCATCGGGGCATCCACGAATTGGGGGATCGGATGACCACGGAACTGGAAAACGCACGTGAAAACGTCCGCCAGTTTATCGGGGCCGCCGACGTCGACGAGATCGTCTTCACATCCGGGACGACGATGTCGCTGAACATCGTGGCTCATGGGTGGGCAAGAAAGTTCCTCAAACCTGGTGATGAGGTCCTGGTGAATGCCATGGAGCACCACGCGAATCTCGTTCCCTGGCAACTCGCGGCCCGCGCGACCGGAGCGGAACTGAGATACATCCCGTTGACCGATGATGGCCGACTGGACCTCTCCAGACTGGATGAGGTTTTGACATCGCGGACCCGACTGCTCGCCGTCACCGCAATGTCGAACGTGCTGGGGACGGTCAATCCGATTGCGGAACTGGCGCGGAGAGCCCATGACGTCGGTGCGTTGATCTGCGTGGATGCGGCTCAGAGTGTGCCGCACGGTCACACGGATGTGCAGGGAGCGAAGATCGACTTTCTGGCATTTTCGGGACACAAGCTTTACGGCCCTACCGGCATCGGTGTGCTGTATGCTCGCCGCGAATTGCAGGAAGCGATGGACCCGTTCCTGGCGGGTGGTCACATGATTCGTGAGGTGTTCGAGCAGTCGTCGACCTGGGCGGATCCTCCCGCCAAGTTTGAGGCGGGGACCTGTCCGTTTGTCGAAGCGGTCGCCATGAGTACCGCGATCGACTATCTGCGCGCCGTGGGACTTGACAGGATCGCTCAGTACGAACATCAGTTGTCGAGCTACGCCCATCAGCGGATGAGGGAAATTCCTGGAATTCGGCTGCTCGGGCCGTCGGTCGACCACAAGGGGGCGATCCTCAGCTTTGTGATTGAAGGGCTGCATGCTCACGACCTTTCCGATCTTCTGGATCGTCAGGGAGTGGCTATTCGGGCGGGACATCATTGCACGATGCCCCTGCATGACCTGTATGGCCTGACGTCGTCAGCTCGCGCAAGTCTGGCCTTTTACAACACGCGCGGCGAAGTTGATAAACTGGTCGAGGCAATCCTGGGGGCCCAGAAGGTTTTTCAGCGACCGAAACGGAAGTAGGACGTATCCGGGAGAGAAGGCTTTGTCGCGGAATCGGCTGTGAATTGCCTTTCGCAGTTTGTTGAAGGTATCCTTTTGTGTCTTCTCTTCCCTGTCCCTCGAGAAGGTGTGTAAGCCGCAAGAACGGTTGAATATGACTCAAAACATAGACATTGACGCCGTTAGCAAGACGCGGAAACTTCTTTCTGACTGCGGACTGAGAACGACAGCAGCGCGACTGGCGGTGATGCACTGGTTGCAGCGGGCCACGTCTCCAGCAACACATGCGGAAATTGCGGCCGATCTGGTTCCGCTTGGTTTCGACAAAGCGACGGTGCTCCGAAACCTCACCGATCTGGTCGAGGCAGGCCTGGCAACACGCCGGGAACTCGGGGACCACGTCTGGCGATTCGAGATCCGTGACGTGTCGCACCCTGATGGATGCCAGCACGCCCATTTCATTTGTGTCGATTGCGGTAGTGTGACCTGCCTCCACAAGGTCGAACTGCCCAAGTCTGCAATCAAGTCGGTGACCGAGATTGGCCGAATCACCGAAATCCTGATCCGTGGCCATTGTGTGCTCTGCCAGTGAGAACAGGCCTTATCCAGGACCCTCCGATGGTCTGGATTGATCGGCTGTCAAAAAACGCGGCTCTGGTCAGGCGTCGCCGGTCTTAATTGTGTTGATGATGACGCCTTTCAGCGTGTTTTAAGTAATTTCCAGGAAGTCCGGGCATAATGGCGATCCGCGTGGTGCTGGCGATGAGTGGTGGAGTGGACAGCTCTGCCGCTGCCGTGCTGCTGAAGCAGCAGGGATACGAAGTCATCGGACTGTTTATGCGGTCTGGTGCCGTCGAGGAAACCACTTGCCGAATCGAACCCAAGCCCAAGGCTTCCTCTGCTCCCGCTGTGGTTGACGCGTTACCGTCCCCACCGCTGCCGACCCTGCCGATTCTTGGCGCGAAGGCGAACAAGCAGGGTTGTTGCAGTGCCTCGGATGCAGCCGACGCCCGCCGCGTGGCGGACGTTCTGGATATCCCCTTTCACGCACTGAACTTTTCGGATGCGTTCGGCAGGATCAAGGACTACTTCGTCGATGAGTATCTTGCGGGGCGAACGCCGAATCCCTGCGTGATGTGCAACAACTGGCTGAAGTTTGGAAAGTTGTGGGACTTTGCCGTCAGCGTCGGTGCCGAGCGGATCGCGACGGGGCACTATGCGCGGATCGGAACGATCGACGGCGAACCCGCCTTGCTGCGTGGGCGAGATCGATCGAAAGATCAATCGTACGTTCTGGCGGGAATTAACCGCGAGATCCTCGATCGAATCATGTTCCCTGTCGGTGACTTCAATAAGCCCGAGATCCGTGAACTGGCAGGAGAAGCGGGACTTCGCGTGGCCACCAAGCCCGACAGTCAGGAAATCTGCTTCATCCCTGACAACGACTACGTCGGCTTTCTCGAACGGTATCGCGGTCGACCCGACATGGCGGGTGATTTTGTGGACCCCTCCGGTAATGTTCTGGGCAAACATTCCGGATACGACCAGTTTACGATCGGACAACGTCGTGGGTTAGGGATCACCTTCGGTGAACCTCGCTTCGTGATTCGAATCGAGCCGGACACGCGGCGCGTTGTGCTGGGCAAGTACGAAGATCTGGCCTGCTATGAGTTAGAAGCAGATGGGTTAAGCTGGCTCAAGGACCACCTGCCGGAGAAGTTTGACTGCCTCGCACAGATTCGCTATCAGCACACCGCCGCCCCCGCAGTGGTTGAACGGATATCGGACGGACGTGTTCGCGTGCAGTTCGAAGCACCCCAGTACGGCGTCGCTCCGGGGCAGGCGATGGTCCTGTACGAAGGCGATCGCGTTCTCGGAGGGGGCTGGATCTGTCAGCCCGCGCGAAGTGAAGTTCACGTTTGAAGCAATGAAGTTCGCGATAAGGCCGTCGTTCCGGGGTGAACACTTCTGTGGGAGACCTCAGCCCATTCGAGAAGGTCTCCCTCAAAATTCGGTACGCATTGTCAGCCCGCGATCGGAACCCAGTGCCTGGTCCAGCCGCTGGTCGCCGCTCTGTTGAGTCCGATGTAGGAGTTTTCGCAGTTCGTATTGGACTTGCGCGGATCAGGGGTTTCCGGGGCGGAACAGGGGGAAGCGAATACGCTTCTGCCAGCGCTGGTCCCTCACGAATTGCCAGATCTGTGACTTGGCCCGATCGACGAAAGGTACTTTTGGACGATTCAGCCTGAGAACAGCCAGGGAATGACCTTCCAGTGGATACGGTTCCTGGAACGTCAGCCGCTTCAAGAGGGAATCGGTTGCCGTGTCGAGCAGGGGTTGCCAGAACTCATTCTCGGCGTGCGGGGGCATCAGGAAGGGGATCGAGTCGTTGTGCGAATTGAACAGGATGAGGAGCGTGTCCCCTGAGATGGGGCGCCCCTTTTCATTGATCTCGTCTTCCATCTCCCCTTCAAGTCGCATTCCAAGGCAACGGGTGTAGTCCTTGTTCCAGTCTTCATCCGTCATCTGCTGGCCGAGCGGAGTGAGCCAGACGACGTCCTTGACCAGCTCGCCGCGAATCATTCGTCCCTGAAAAAACTTTCGTCGCTGCAGGACGGGTTGCGACTTCCAGAGTCGAATGACTCGCTGCGTGAATTCCAGGAACCGTCTTTCTTCTTTCGTCAGTTTCCATCGCAGCCAACTGATCGGGTTGTCCTGACAGTAGGCGTTGTTGTTGCCACCTTGCGACTGACAGAATTCATCCCCGCTGCGAATCATGGCGACCCCCTGTGATATCAGGAGAGTGGTCATGAAATTTCGCTTCTGCTGTTCGCGAATTTTCAGTACTGCCGGGTCATCTGTGGGGCCCTCGGATCCACAGTTCCAGCTGATGTTGTGATTATCTCCGTCGTTATTGTTTTCGCCATTGGCTTCATTGTGCTTGTGGTTGTATGAAACCAGATCATGCAGTGAGAATCCGTCGTGAGACGTGACGAAGTTGATGCTCGCGTAGGGGCGGCGGCCTGTTGCTTCGTAGAGATCACTACTGCCGCACAGGCGTGTGGCGAACTCGCTGGCGGTGTGTCCGTCGCCGCGCCAAAACTTACGCACGCAATCGCGATACTTTCCGTTCCACTCGGTCCACAGGACGGGGAAGTTCCCCACCTGGTAACCCCCCGGCCCGACGTCCCATGGTTCGGCAATTAACTTCACCTGGGACAGGATGGGGTCCTGGTGGATAATGTCGAAGAACGCCCCCAGCTTATCGACGTCATGAAGTTCACGTGCCAACGCCGCTGCCAGATCGAAGCGAAAACCGTCAACGTGCATTTCCTGCACCCAGTAACGCAGGCTGTCCATGATCAATTGCAGAACGCGGGGCGACTGCATGTTCAGGGTATTTCCGCAGCCGGTGTAGTCCTGGTAATAGCGGCGGGGGTCAGCGAGACGGTAATAGGAGGTGTTGTCGAGCCCTTTCAGGCACAGTGTCGGGCCTAGATGATTTCCTTCGCAGGTATGGTTGTAGACCACGTCAAGAATGACCTCAAAGCCATTTCGATGAAGCTGGCGAACCATCCGCTTGAATTCATTGACCGTCTGCTGCGGGTTCGGGATCGAGGCGAACCGCATCTCGGGCGCCAGGTACGCCAGCGTGTTGTAACCCCAGTAGTTTGTGAGTCCTCGATCGACCAGAAACCGTTCGTCGACATGGTGATGGACGGGCATCAGCTCGACCGCCGTCACTCCCAAGGACCGCAGATGTCGAAGCGTTCCTTCACATGCAACGCCGGCGTATTTTCCGCGGCTCTCGCGTGGGACCCAGGGGCTTTTGCACGTGAAGCCCTTAACATGCATCTCATAGATGAGCGTCTTATGCCAGGGGGTCTTGGGGGGCTTGTCGCCGCCCCAGTTAAAGCGGGGATTGATGACGGCGGCGAGGGGGGCCGAATCCGCATTGTCGCGCTCATCAAAACTGAGATCACCAGCCGGATCGCCGATGTGGTAGCCGAACGCGGCGTCGTTCCAGATCAGGTCTCGTCCGATTCCCTTGGCGTAGGGGTCGAGCAGGACCTTGTTGGCATTAAACCGAAATCCCCGCTCGGGATCGTAGGGACCGTGGGCACGAAACCCGTAGAGCTGTCCCGGTCTGATGTCAGGAAGATATCCATTCCAGACATGATCCGTCTGATCGGGAAGGGGGATCCGGGCCGACTCTTTTGTCGCGAGGGGAGAGTCGAAAAGACACAAATCAACTTGAGTCGCGTGTTCAGAGAACACCGCAAAATTGACCCCTTTTCCGTCCCAAGTGGCGCCAAGAGGTGCGGGGCGGCCAGGCCAAACTCGTTGATATGCCATCCTGACAAAACTCTCCGTCTGGGCAAATCGTGTCGCAACGTCCGATTTTTTAAGAATAGTCTTCCGTAGTCCCTTCACGGAAGAGCGAAGATCGACTTTATCGCCGACGATCGAATTCTGTTGCGGAAGTCCGATGTCCATAAGTCAGCACTCCGCATTCGGGTGGTTTGGGCGGTTGGCGTCCATGTCGCTCATCAGCGGGGGCGGTTCGAGATCTCTTATGATTTCGACTGTGATGCTGATTGTCGCAACTACGGTCCGATCGAGTCATACCGTGATGATCATCGTCTTGAGTCTGCCGGGGCCAAAGGATCAGGGGATATCCACTCAACTCTGCCGAAAAGCTTTCAAAGACTTCAGGTACGCAGCATCGATCAGTGGCTCAATGGTCTCACGGAATGTCTCACGTGAGGGGTTGAGAATGCAGACCCAACCTTGGGCGGCGTAAACGGGGTGGGGCATAAGCCGATTCACTGCGGCAAAGTCTTCGGTTGCCGCAGGTGTGGCCGGTTCTCGGAACTTGTTTGGGGAGAGACCGAGGGCGGTGTGGAAATCGTCC is from Schlesneria sp. DSM 10557 and encodes:
- the glgX gene encoding glycogen debranching protein GlgX — translated: MAYQRVWPGRPAPLGATWDGKGVNFAVFSEHATQVDLCLFDSPLATKESARIPLPDQTDHVWNGYLPDIRPGQLYGFRAHGPYDPERGFRFNANKVLLDPYAKGIGRDLIWNDAAFGYHIGDPAGDLSFDERDNADSAPLAAVINPRFNWGGDKPPKTPWHKTLIYEMHVKGFTCKSPWVPRESRGKYAGVACEGTLRHLRSLGVTAVELMPVHHHVDERFLVDRGLTNYWGYNTLAYLAPEMRFASIPNPQQTVNEFKRMVRQLHRNGFEVILDVVYNHTCEGNHLGPTLCLKGLDNTSYYRLADPRRYYQDYTGCGNTLNMQSPRVLQLIMDSLRYWVQEMHVDGFRFDLAAALARELHDVDKLGAFFDIIHQDPILSQVKLIAEPWDVGPGGYQVGNFPVLWTEWNGKYRDCVRKFWRGDGHTASEFATRLCGSSDLYEATGRRPYASINFVTSHDGFSLHDLVSYNHKHNEANGENNNDGDNHNISWNCGSEGPTDDPAVLKIREQQKRNFMTTLLISQGVAMIRSGDEFCQSQGGNNNAYCQDNPISWLRWKLTKEERRFLEFTQRVIRLWKSQPVLQRRKFFQGRMIRGELVKDVVWLTPLGQQMTDEDWNKDYTRCLGMRLEGEMEDEINEKGRPISGDTLLILFNSHNDSIPFLMPPHAENEFWQPLLDTATDSLLKRLTFQEPYPLEGHSLAVLRLNRPKVPFVDRAKSQIWQFVRDQRWQKRIRFPLFRPGNP
- a CDS encoding DUF6194 family protein; this encodes MVASRESGAPEAAWGDSFFIYDPEGNLPSQRQFPYATIVVKDYPGFDEFSQLNRPGIFRLNLGLGKDDFHTALGLSPNKFREPATPAATEDFAAVNRLMPHPVYAAQGWVCILNPSRETFRETIEPLIDAAYLKSLKAFRQS